A window of the Sabethes cyaneus chromosome 1, idSabCyanKW18_F2, whole genome shotgun sequence genome harbors these coding sequences:
- the LOC128733177 gene encoding negative elongation factor D, with the protein MSAMGEEFEEEGWINRGNQHGEDEADGPEEPLENPQEVLNECLGKFATSDYIMEPGIFAQLKRYFQAGGTPEQVINQLSANYTAVAQMANLLAEWLILAGVRVTDVQAMVENHLKDMILKTFDPKKADKIFTEEGETPAWLTEMIEHHTWRSLIYRLAEEYPDCLMLNFTIKLISDAGFQSEITSISTAAQQIEVFSRVLKTSIAKFLNHPDDWQSAISECAKMVCHGQHTYVYSQVLIQVLSQEPKGGFIMKRLAQEITKYALKNNHNVTPITMALNGSARHPQACEALTSMLTRNALNPADITVLYRNYSSPEPPPIDLIRNPQFLDLLVDSLFKVGVKINQEHKSKYIYLLAYAASVCETVGKKSQAKGQRTTNKDELKPTIQAIEKVHAICNVNRGSTELIADISTLYNCIRFPVVGVGVIRWVENTVTEPSYFKLCTESCPLHLALLDEVACVHSSLHDQILRLLIQLFESKQDELEILVQLEMKKMLLDRMVNLLARGCVVPVVKYIRQCCTRGDTDISLIRYFVTEVLETITHPYSPEFVQLFLPMVENEEITGSMRGEGDNDPVSEFIVHCKAHYTTI; encoded by the exons ATGAGTGCCATGGGTGAAGAATTCGAGGAAGAAGGATGGATTAACCGTGGCAACCAACATGGCGAAGATGAG GCAGACGGCCCCGAAGAGCCGTTGGAAAATCCCCAGGAAGTGCTCAACGAGTGTCTGGGAAAGTTTGCCACTTCCGATTACATTATGGAGCCCGGAATATTCGCACAACTGAAGCGATATTTTCAGGCGGGCGGAACACCGGAACAGGTCATTAACCAGCTATCGGCTAATTATACAGCCGTCGCCCAAATGGCAAATCTGCTTGCCGAGTGGCTTATCTTGGCGGGAGTACGTGTGACCGACGTTCAAGCTATGGTTGAAAACCACCTGAAAGACATGATACTGAAAACGTTCGATCCGAAGAAGGCGGACAAAATTTTCACCGAGGAAGGTGAAACGCCAGCCTGGTTGACGGAAATGATCGAGCACCACACGTGGCGATCGCTGATCTACCGGCTGGCGGAGGAGTACCCGGACTGTCTTATGTTGAATTTTACCATTAAGCTGATTTCGGACGCCGGCTTTCAGAGTGAAATTACTTCGATTTCTACCGCTGCTCAGCAGATCGAGGTGTTTTCCCGGGTGCTGAAGACGTCCATTGCGAAGTTTTTGAATCATCCGGACGACTGGCAGTCAGCCATTAGCGAGTGTGCCAAGATGGTTTGCCACGGGCAGCATACGTACGTGTACAGTCAGGTGTTGATACAGGTTCTTTCCCAGGAACCAAAAGGGGGGTTTATCATGAAACGACTGGCACAGGAGATAACAAAATATGCACTGAAAAA TAACCACAATGTGACGCCCATTACGATGGCTTTGAACGGTTCTGCCCGACATCCACAGGCGTGTGAAGCCTTAACTTCTATGCTGACCAGAAATGCCCTGAATCCGGCCGACATAACGGTGCTGTATCGGAACTACTCGTCCCCGGAACCGCCACCGATAGATTTGATTCGTAATCCGCAATTTTTGGATCTGTTGGTGGACTCTCTTTTCAAAGTCGGAGTGAAGATCAATCAGGAGCACAAATCCAAGTACATCTATCTGTTGGCCTATGCGGCTAGCGTGTGTGAAACGGTCGGTAAGAAAAGTCAAGCAAAAGGACAACGTACCACCAACAAGGACGAACTGAAGCCCACTATTCAG GCTATTGAAAAGGTACACGCCATTTGTAACGTAAACCGTGGATCAACGGAGCTGATTGCCGACATTTCCACACTGTACAACTGCATTCGCTTCCCGGTGGTCGGGGTGGGCGTGATTCGCTGGGTGGAAAACACCGTTACAGAACCGTCGTATTTCAAGCTCTGCACCGAAAGTTGCCCACTGCATTTGGCTCTACTGGACGAGGTTGCTTGCGTGCATTCTTCGCTGCACGATCAGATTCTGCGGTTGCTGATTCAACTGTTTGAATCCAAACAGGACGAACTGGAAATCTTGGTACAGCTTGAAATGAAAAAGATGCTGCTGGACCGAATGGTGAATCTGTTGGCCCGCGGTTGTGTCGTGCCGGTGGTTAAATACATCCGTCAGTGCTGCACTCGCGGTGACACCGACATCTCTCTGATCAGATACTTTGTTACGGAGGTGCTGGAGACGATTACGCATCCCTACTCGCCAGAATTCGTGCAGCTGTTTTTGCCGATGGTAGAGAATGAGGAAATTACCGGCTCCATGCGAGGCGAAGGCGACAACGATCCGGTGTCGGAGTTCATCGTTCATTGTAAGGCTCACTATACGACGATTTAG
- the LOC128733178 gene encoding trimeric intracellular cation channel type 1B.1 codes for MDPEAFLDIANQVIKLKMFPYFDIAHSLLCALSVKEDLGAGAQAFSRKHPLACWLSTMLVVFAGGMVANGLLGEPILAPLKNTPQLLVATACWYIVFYTPFDVGYKVAKFLPVKLVASAMKEIYRAKKIHDGVTHAAKLYPNAFIIMIIIGTLKGNGAGFTKLLERLIRGVWTPTAMEFLQPSFYTKASLIASIIFVLDKKTDLISAPHALVYFGIVIFLVYFKLSSILLGIHDPFVPFENLSCALFFGGIWDSLAKILGRGQAKEESKDAKKSN; via the exons ATGGATCCGGAGGCATTCCTGGATATCGCCAATCAGGTGATAAAGCTGAAAATGTTTCCCTATTTCGACATAGCGCACAGCTTGCTGTGTGCGCTGTCGGTCAAGGAGGACCTGGGAGCGGGAGCGCAAGCATTTTCCCGTAAGCATCCGCTCGCGTGCTGGCTGTCGACGATGCTGGTCGTGTTCGCCGGTGGCATGGTCGCCAACGGTCTGCTCGGCGAACCGATTCTGGCCCCGCTGAAGAACACCCCGCAGCTGCTGGTGGCCACGGCTTGCTGGTACATCGTTTTCTACACTCCATTCGACGTCGGATACAAGGTCGCTAAATTTTTGCCCGTCAAGCTCGTTGCCAGTGCCATGAAGGAAATCTATCGCGCAAAGAAG ATTCACGATGGAGTGACGCATGCCGCTAAGCTGTATCCGAACGCTTTCATCATTATGATTATCATCGGAACGCTCAAGGGCAACGGAGCCGGCTTCACCAAGTTGCTTGAACGGTTGATTCGTGGTGTCTGGACTCCAACTGCTATGGAGTTCCTGCAGCCAAGCTT CTATACCAAGGCCTCACTGATTGCCTCCATCATATTCGTGCTGGACAAAAAGACCGACCTGATCTCGGCTCCGCACGCTCTGGTGTACTTCGGCATCGTCATCTTCCTGGTATACTTCAAGCTGTCCTCGATTCTGCTGGGCATTCACGATCCGTTCGTGCCGTTCGAGAACCTGAGCTGTGCGCTCTTCTTCGGCGGCATCTGGGACAGTTTGGCTAAGATCCTGGGCCGTGGACAAGCCAAGGAGGAGTCCAAAGATGCGAAAAAATCTAACTAA
- the LOC128744092 gene encoding synaptobrevin homolog YKT6, producing MVKLYSMSVFYKAPNEARLLKSAYDLQSFSFFQRGSVQEFISFASKTLVERTQAATRQSVKQDVYMCHVYVRADSLGAVLISDHEYPHRVAHTLLTKVLDDFSAKVSKEQWPTGSESSVDFPTLPALLTKYQDPREADALTRMQEDLDETKIILRNTIEAVLERGEKLDDLVYKSESLSIQSKAFYKTAKKTNSCCNFG from the exons ATGGTCAAGTTATACTCTATGAGTGTGTTCTACAAAGCGCCGAATGAGGCACGTCTGCTGAAATCAGCCTACGATCTGCAGAGTTTCTCATTTTTCCAGAGAGGATCTGTTCAGGAATTTATTAG TTTTGCCAGCAAAACACTAGTCGAACGCACGCAGGCGGCCACCCGTCAGTCAGTGAAGCAGGACGTGTACATGTGTCACGTGTACGTCCGAGCGGACAGTTTAGGTGCCGTGCTGATATCCGATCATGAGTATCCACATCGTGTGGCGCACACTTTGCTGACCAAAGTGCTTGACGATTTCAGCGCAAAGGTTAGCAAAGAGCAGTGGCCTACCGGCAGTGAATCTTCTGTCGATTTTCCTACGCTGCCCGCTTTACTGACGAAGTATCAGGATCCACGCGAAGCGGACGCCCTAACCCGAATGCAAGAGGATTTGGACGAAACAAAAATAATCCTTCGCAACACTATAGAAGCCGTCCTGGAGCGTGGGGAAAAACTTGACGATTTGGTCTACAAATCCGAGTCGCTTTCAATACAGAGCAAAGCATTCTATAAAACGGCGAAAAAGACCAACTCATGCTGTAACTTTGGCTAG